Proteins encoded by one window of Rouxiella chamberiensis:
- the tcdA gene encoding tRNA cyclic N6-threonylcarbamoyladenosine(37) synthase TcdA, giving the protein MAAEFSEAYQQRFGGTARLYGQQALALFSAAHVCVIGIGGVGSWAAEALARTGIGAITLIDMDDVCVTNTNRQIHALRENVGQSKIEVMAQRILAINPECKVTCIDDFITPDNVAEMLDRNFSYVIDAIDSVRPKAALLSYCRRFKIPVVTTGGAGGQIDPTRIEVADLAKTIQDPLAAKLRERLKNDFNVKKNNKGKLGIDCVFSSEPLMYPQADGSVCASRATAEGPKRMDCESGFGAATMVTASFGFVAVSHVLKKMMAKAERTAALATEDAVPERAPTTQL; this is encoded by the coding sequence ATGGCAGCCGAATTTTCCGAGGCTTATCAACAGCGCTTTGGCGGCACGGCACGTTTATACGGTCAGCAGGCATTGGCACTGTTTTCTGCTGCACATGTTTGTGTGATTGGCATTGGCGGCGTAGGTTCCTGGGCCGCCGAAGCCCTGGCACGCACCGGCATTGGCGCCATTACACTGATTGATATGGATGACGTGTGCGTGACCAATACCAATCGACAGATCCATGCGCTGCGTGAAAATGTGGGGCAGTCGAAAATCGAGGTTATGGCGCAACGTATTCTGGCAATCAATCCCGAGTGTAAAGTGACCTGCATTGATGACTTTATTACGCCCGATAACGTGGCCGAAATGCTCGACCGCAATTTCAGCTATGTGATTGATGCCATTGACAGTGTACGGCCAAAGGCGGCGCTGCTCTCTTACTGTCGCCGCTTCAAGATTCCGGTGGTGACTACGGGCGGAGCGGGCGGGCAGATTGATCCCACACGTATTGAAGTTGCCGACCTGGCGAAAACCATTCAGGATCCGCTGGCGGCCAAGCTGCGCGAGCGTTTGAAGAATGATTTCAACGTGAAGAAAAACAACAAGGGGAAACTCGGCATCGACTGCGTATTCTCAAGCGAACCGCTGATGTATCCGCAGGCTGACGGGTCGGTCTGCGCTTCGCGTGCGACTGCCGAAGGGCCGAAACGCATGGACTGCGAGTCAGGGTTTGGGGCTGCCACCATGGTGACCGCAAGCTTCGGTTTTGTCGCCGTTTCTCATGTGCTTAAAAAGATGATGGCCAAAGCGGAGCGAACGGCGGCATTGGCAACAGAGGATGCCGTGCCGGAGCGTGCGCCCACGACTCAGCTATAG
- the csdE gene encoding cysteine desulfurase sulfur acceptor subunit CsdE, with amino-acid sequence MMLAPHPFGHDITEASLVEKFSAFRQWEDRYRQLVMLAKALPPLDAALKTPDIELSGCENRVWLGYERLENGGIHFYGDSEGRIVKGLLAVLLTAVEGKTPEAILARDPLTLFDTLQLREQLSSSRASGLAALSQGVQDIARRCL; translated from the coding sequence ATTATGTTAGCGCCCCATCCGTTTGGTCACGATATTACCGAAGCTTCGCTGGTCGAGAAGTTCTCCGCGTTTCGCCAGTGGGAAGACCGTTATCGCCAGTTGGTGATGCTGGCCAAGGCGCTGCCGCCGCTGGACGCCGCGTTGAAAACGCCGGACATCGAGCTGTCTGGCTGCGAGAATCGGGTGTGGCTGGGATACGAACGCCTGGAAAACGGCGGCATTCATTTTTATGGCGATAGCGAGGGTCGAATCGTAAAAGGGCTGCTTGCGGTGTTATTGACGGCGGTAGAAGGGAAAACGCCCGAGGCGATTCTGGCGCGTGACCCGCTGACGCTGTTCGACACGCTACAGCTGCGTGAACAGTTGAGCAGCAGCCGCGCCAGTGGATTGGCTGCTCTCTCGCAGGGCGTGCAGGACATTGCCCGCCGCTGTCTTTAA